The Balnearium lithotrophicum genomic sequence ATTAATCGAGAGAAAGTTACCAGATAAAGATTACACTCCTATCTTTGCTATACCGGAGAAATAGATGAAAGTCACACTTGTTGGCTTCATGGGAGCTGGAAAAACAACCATAGGCAAACTGTTAAGTGAAAGATTGAAAACGCCATTTTTGGATTTAGATGAGTTAATAGTAGAACAGGTTGGAATGTCCATACCGGAAATTTTTAAGAAAAAGGGAGAAAACGAATTTCGAAAGATAGAAAGTTCAATATTAAAGGAACTCCTTTATCAAAATAGAAGTTTTGTTCTATCGACTGGAGGAGGAACTCCAACATATCTTAACAATATGGAGTTAATTAATCAAAATTCCATCTCAGTATTTCTTAGAACAGATTTTAAAACTACTTGGAGGAGAATATCATCAGATGAGAATAGACCATTAGTTCTCCTTGGAAAGGAGAAACTCCTCAAACTTTACTTAAAAAGACTACCTTTTTACTTCAAAGCAAAGCTCATAATTGATGCCACTTTCCTTTCCCCTGTAGATACTGTTCTAAACATTATAAAGGTTTTAAAATCTTGTTG encodes the following:
- a CDS encoding shikimate kinase, with translation MKVTLVGFMGAGKTTIGKLLSERLKTPFLDLDELIVEQVGMSIPEIFKKKGENEFRKIESSILKELLYQNRSFVLSTGGGTPTYLNNMELINQNSISVFLRTDFKTTWRRISSDENRPLVLLGKEKLLKLYLKRLPFYFKAKLIIDATFLSPVDTVLNIIKVLKSC